DNA from Bacteroidia bacterium:
GATACCAGCCTAAACGTAGTAATTCACGGGCGTGCAGGTCTCGTATTGCTCGTTCGGTTTCTGTCTTAATGCTGCTAACCATTTATTACTACTGATTTCTTGGGCAAAAATACAAATCTTAATTTTCTTAATTACAATTTCGGGCACGTAGTCTTTATATTTTTTTGATATTTCGGTTGACATAAGAACAATCAAAGGTTAGAACTTAAAGTTGTTCGATAAACGAACCCTTATCACATAAAAATCGGTCATACTTTGAAATATTTTAGCTCAAAGCACGACCGATTTTAAACGAATTTAAGGGTTACTTTTTGGGCATTAACACATCACCAATTACGTGAATAACTCCATTAGAAGTCTTGATGGTTGCTAAGATTTCGGAATCATTGACAAAGGTTTTTCCATCTTTTTTGGTGATTTTAACTTTTCCGCCAAAAACCATGTCGTATTCGGAGCCATCTTGAAGTAGTATTCCGTCAATAACGCCTACATAAGTGTGATAGCCTAAGAGGTTAACTAAGTCATTTTTCTTCTCCGGCTTTAGTAATCCTTCAACAGTGCCTTTAGGAAGTTTCTCAAAAGCGGCATTTGTTGGCGCAAAAACAGTGAAAGGGCCGGCATTACTCAATGCATCCACTAAATCGGCAGCTTTTACCGCAGTAACTAAGGTTGTGTGATCTTTGCTGCCTACGGCAGTTTGAACAATATTAGGCTTAGATACATCATCTTTCACGCCGGATTGACCAACGCCCGGAGTACTTTCAGTAGAAGTTGTTTGCGTAGATGCGCTTTCTTCTTGACCAGAATTGCAGGAGGCAAATACAAAAGCGGCCACCAACATTAAAATAATTTGTTTCATAAAATATTAACTAATAAAACATGACAAAATTAATGTAGCACCGAAATACTTAATATGACTTTTATCACAAAAACTTATGAAGTTTATCATTAAAAAGAGTAACATAAGTAATATTTAAAAAGCTAAAAATATAGTAAACAATCCTTATGATTAAGTTGTATTTAGTTGATAACCTGTAAATTGATCTAATTTTGAGAGGCTTATATCTTTAAATCTGGCTTTTTAATGCTTAGGAGGGAGTTTCGATTTTTACGTTCACTTTTTCGGCTCGATGTTTTAAAATTGCATGAATTTGCAGCGATAAAGCATACCATACGATTTGTGAATTGGCATTTCGTGAAAGGTAAAAGTCTGCTTGATTGTATTTTTCAGATAGAGCTTCCACGCCATTAAGGCTTAAAAAGCGGCCAAATTTCCGTAAGGAAATTATTTCATCAGGCGTATTTGCGGTTAGTGAATCACTATCAAACTCATATAATAAAGAATCCCGAAGTTTATTGAGTGCGAAAGCCAGAAAATTACGTTGGTAATTTTTGTTTTTCTTAGCCATTTCATCTACCCAAGCCCGAATATCAATTAAATTACCTTGATAGCAGGCTGTAATCCATTGTGTATAAGGTTTTTGCAGTTGTTGTTCTCCAATTTCTGATAATAATTCACGGGCTCTATGCACGTTTCCATCAGCTAATTTAGCGATTTCTTGCAAATGAACCTCATCAAGGTGATTTTCCGATTCGTCTGGGTTGTAATAAGTTTGGAGGATTTTAGCTATCTGATTGTCATCCAAGCGTTTTAATGAGATTCTCTGACAGCGGGAACGAATTGTGGGTAGTAAACTAATTTCGTTAGCTGTAGTCAGAATGATAATGGTATTTTCCGGAGGCTCTTCTAATAATTTCAGGAATGCGTTGCTTGCTTCGATGTTTATTTTTTCAGATTGCCAAACAATCACTACTTTGTGGGTAGATTCAAAAGAAGTTAAAACCAATTTTCGTTTGAGTTCTCGAATAATTTCAATGTAGATTGAGGTTTGGCGGGATTCTGTCTTTTCGGAATCAGATTTATTTAAGCCCAAAGGCCAATCTAATGGATTAACGTAACTATTTGCTTTAAAGGCAGTTCTAAATAATTCTAAGTAGTCTTCATAACTTCCTTTGGCATCTGAACGTGCGGGCAAAGCCGGTACTACGAAGCGTAAATCCGGGTGAATAAGTTTTGCAGATTTCTGGCAGGACGGGCAGATACCGCAGCTATCATCTTCGGTAGGGGAATCACAATTGAGATACTGAGCTATCGCAAGGGCAAAAGGTAACTTTCCCACACCATTTGGCCCCGATAATAACAACGCATGACTGATACGGTTCTGTTTAACAGCTTGAATAAAAAACTGTTTCGCTTTTTCTTGCCCAATTATATCTTTAAATTGCATACGCCCTCCGAATCCGTAAAATTACAACGAACTATTTATCGGCTAAAAAATCCTTATCCACACCAGTTTTGGGTTATGAATATCTTTTAATCCGAGAAAAAGAAAAAAGAATAGATATTTTTAGGCTAATAATTTTTGAAATTCAACCAATGAAATTATCGGAATATTTAACTCTTCAGCTTTAGAAATCTTACTGCTACCGGCTTCATTTCCAGCAAGTAAGTAATTTAATTTTTTAGAAACACCGGACGCATTGATGCCGCCATTTTGGGTAATGATTAACTTTAATTCATCACGGGATATGTTCTCAAAAGTTCCTGAAATCAAAATAGAAATGCCGGATAGCTTTTGAGAACCCTGTTGGACTTCTGGTTTGCCAGTATAGGCCAATTGTAGTCCATTTTTCTCTAATCTCTTTATGGTAAGTTGGTTATCGGTATTGTCAAAATAATCTACTATGGATTGGGCAATCGTAGGGCCAATTTCCGGAACGCTTAGTAACTCTTGCTGAGTTGCTGTACTCAATGATTGCAAAGAATGAAAATGCTGTGCTAATTTTTCGGCAATCGTTCCTCCCACATGGCGAATTCCTAAGGCAAATAAAACCCGATGAAAAGGAATACTCTTGCTTGCCTCAATAGCTTGGATTAAATTTTGGGCTGATTTTTTTCCCAAACGATCCAATTGTACTAATTGTTCAAAGGTAATGTCATATAAATCAGCAATAGTTGTAATTAATTCTTTTTGAACAAGTTGTTCTATAATTTCAGTTCCAAGCCCGTCAATAGCCATTGCTTTACGTGCAGCAAAGTGTTCTATTTTGCCGGCTATTTGGGGTTTACAACGTTGATAATTAGTGCAATAAACTCCAACTTCTTCGGCATTGTTAGACAAAATGCTGCCGCAGGCAGGGCAGTTTTTTATAAATTCAATAAGTTTTTCGGAGGTGTTTTTCACAGCGATTCCCACTACTTTGGGGATTATTTCCCCGCCTTTTTCAACCATAACTTGGTCTCCTGCACTGAGTTGCAAGCGTTCGAGTTCATCAGCATTATAAAGGGATGCCCGTTTGACGATTGTTCCACCCAGCAAAACCGGTTCTAAATTGGCAATAGGTGTAATAATACCGGTTCTGCCTACCTGAAAACTAACTGACAATAACGATGTTACAGCTTGTTCTGCAGCATATTTGTAAGCAATTGCCCAACGGGGGATTTTGGCTGTAAAACCTAATTCTGAACGGGTGTTGTGATCATCAACTTTGATTACGATTCCGTCAATTTCGTAAGGGAGCGAATCTATATTTGATTTCCAGTAGTTTAAGTAATTTTCTACTTCTGTGATGGATTTTGTTTTTAGGGTGTTTTTATCAATAGAAAATCCCCATTGGGCAAGGAGTTGCATACGTTCATAGTCAGATCGGGGGAGTGAGCTGCTTGATTCTGCATAATAAGCTACAAATGAGAGTTTTCGCTTAGCTACTTGAGCTGAATCTTGTAGTTTTAGGGTTCCGGCGGTGGTGTTACGTGGGTTCATCAGCAAGGTTTCTCCGGCTTCTTTTCGTTCTTCATTAAGTGTCTGAAAATCTTTTTTTTGCATAAAAACTTCTCCACGAACTTCTACGTTTTCGGGATAATTTTCTCCTTGTAAAGATAGTGGTATGTTTCGGATTGTTCTGGCATTTGCCGTAATGAGGTCTCCGGTTTGGCCGTCTCCGCGAGTTACGGCAGCAGTTAAAATCCCTTTTTGGTAATGTAGGCTGAGTGCTACTCCGTCAAACTTATGTTGAATAATAAAGTAAGTATTGGTTTCTTGGGCAGCTTTTTGGGTAAAGTTAAGCAGTTCTTCACGGGTATAAGTGTTGGGCAAACTCAGCATTGGGCGGATATGTGTAAAGGTTTCAAATTTTCGGGTGATAGTGCCCCCCACTCGTTGGGTAGGAGAATTTATATCTGCAAAGTTTGGGTATTGACGCTCCAATGCTTGTAATTGGCGTAACAAAGCATCGAAAGTCTGGTCGGAAATAATCGGCTTGGCTAAGGTGTAGTATAGATAATTGTGTTTTTCAATTTCGATAGCCAGTTGCTGCATTGTTTCTTTGGCTTTTTCCGGTGTCATTTTTTTATAGATAGATAAAATTTAGGGAGTGGTTGTAGAAACCGGAATTATTTTTCCGCGAAAATAGCGGTATCCGGTTTGGGCAAAGTTTGCCACAAAAAGCCCTGCTTCTGAATCTCTTAGCGGTGCTTGATAATCTGAAAAAGCCTTGGTGAGCATTTTAGTTTGAACTGCACCAAAGCATAAACAGTTGAAGGTAAGGTTCGTTTGTAAATATTCATAATGCAGAGATTCCGTTAAAATGGTTAATGCGCCTTTTGCACTTGAATAGGCAGTTAATCCGGAAAATTTAACACTTCCCGAAATTCCGCCCATACTTCCAATCATAATTATGTGTGGATGAGAGGCTTGCAATAAATTGGGTAATAACAACTGAATAACCCGGGCTGAACCCCAACAATTGACTTCCCATGCTTGCAAAAAATCTGCATAACTAAGTTCTGTAAATGGTTTATTTACCAAAAATCCGGCGTTATTTATCAGAATATCAACTGTTTTTGAGCCGATAATTTGCTTTATTATGGAAGAATCTCCCGAAACAATATCCCAGCATAAAACCTGTAATTGGGAATTTTGGGCAAATTTCTGGTTTAGCTTAACTATATCTGCTTCCGAATGAACTATTGCAATGACTTCGGTATTACTTTCGGTGTTTAAAAATGCAGTTATAGTTTCCAAGCCGATTCCGGAACCTGCCCCGGTTATTACGGCGGTAGGCACGTTAATCCATCAAAAAAGGATAGTCCGCCTGAACATAAACATCGGTGTAAAGCTCTTCCGGCTCTGGAAAAGGAGAATTTTCGGCAAAGGTTACGGATTCTTGTACAGTAAGTTTTATGCGCTCTTCAATAAGGTTGATTTCTGGGTCAGAAGCAATTTTGTTTTCAACAATATAATTTTTTATATGGGCTACAGGGTCAAGGTCTTTATATTTTTCTAACTCTTCTTTGGTACGATATTTAGCCGGGTCAGACATTGAATGGCCTTTGTACCGATAGGTACGGATTTCTAAAAATACGGGACCATTTCCGGCCTTAGCGTGCTGAACAGCTTTGCTAACTTCCTCATGAACAGACATTACATTCATTCCATCTACTTGCCAAGAAGGCATATTGTATGCTGCTCCAATCTGGCTTAACTCTGTAACATTAGATGTTCTTTCTACCGATGTTCCCATCGCATAGAAGTTGTTTTCGACGATAAACACAACCGGTAGTTTCCA
Protein-coding regions in this window:
- a CDS encoding fasciclin domain-containing protein, encoding MKQIILMLVAAFVFASCNSGQEESASTQTTSTESTPGVGQSGVKDDVSKPNIVQTAVGSKDHTTLVTAVKAADLVDALSNAGPFTVFAPTNAAFEKLPKGTVEGLLKPEKKNDLVNLLGYHTYVGVIDGILLQDGSEYDMVFGGKVKITKKDGKTFVNDSEILATIKTSNGVIHVIGDVLMPKK
- a CDS encoding DNA polymerase III subunit; protein product: MQFKDIIGQEKAKQFFIQAVKQNRISHALLLSGPNGVGKLPFALAIAQYLNCDSPTEDDSCGICPSCQKSAKLIHPDLRFVVPALPARSDAKGSYEDYLELFRTAFKANSYVNPLDWPLGLNKSDSEKTESRQTSIYIEIIRELKRKLVLTSFESTHKVVIVWQSEKINIEASNAFLKLLEEPPENTIIILTTANEISLLPTIRSRCQRISLKRLDDNQIAKILQTYYNPDESENHLDEVHLQEIAKLADGNVHRARELLSEIGEQQLQKPYTQWITACYQGNLIDIRAWVDEMAKKNKNYQRNFLAFALNKLRDSLLYEFDSDSLTANTPDEIISLRKFGRFLSLNGVEALSEKYNQADFYLSRNANSQIVWYALSLQIHAILKHRAEKVNVKIETPS
- the ligA gene encoding NAD-dependent DNA ligase LigA, which produces MTPEKAKETMQQLAIEIEKHNYLYYTLAKPIISDQTFDALLRQLQALERQYPNFADINSPTQRVGGTITRKFETFTHIRPMLSLPNTYTREELLNFTQKAAQETNTYFIIQHKFDGVALSLHYQKGILTAAVTRGDGQTGDLITANARTIRNIPLSLQGENYPENVEVRGEVFMQKKDFQTLNEERKEAGETLLMNPRNTTAGTLKLQDSAQVAKRKLSFVAYYAESSSSLPRSDYERMQLLAQWGFSIDKNTLKTKSITEVENYLNYWKSNIDSLPYEIDGIVIKVDDHNTRSELGFTAKIPRWAIAYKYAAEQAVTSLLSVSFQVGRTGIITPIANLEPVLLGGTIVKRASLYNADELERLQLSAGDQVMVEKGGEIIPKVVGIAVKNTSEKLIEFIKNCPACGSILSNNAEEVGVYCTNYQRCKPQIAGKIEHFAARKAMAIDGLGTEIIEQLVQKELITTIADLYDITFEQLVQLDRLGKKSAQNLIQAIEASKSIPFHRVLFALGIRHVGGTIAEKLAQHFHSLQSLSTATQQELLSVPEIGPTIAQSIVDYFDNTDNQLTIKRLEKNGLQLAYTGKPEVQQGSQKLSGISILISGTFENISRDELKLIITQNGGINASGVSKKLNYLLAGNEAGSSKISKAEELNIPIISLVEFQKLLA
- a CDS encoding SDR family oxidoreductase yields the protein MPTAVITGAGSGIGLETITAFLNTESNTEVIAIVHSEADIVKLNQKFAQNSQLQVLCWDIVSGDSSIIKQIIGSKTVDILINNAGFLVNKPFTELSYADFLQAWEVNCWGSARVIQLLLPNLLQASHPHIIMIGSMGGISGSVKFSGLTAYSSAKGALTILTESLHYEYLQTNLTFNCLCFGAVQTKMLTKAFSDYQAPLRDSEAGLFVANFAQTGYRYFRGKIIPVSTTTP